A single region of the Epinephelus moara isolate mb chromosome 16, YSFRI_EMoa_1.0, whole genome shotgun sequence genome encodes:
- the nol9 gene encoding polynucleotide 5'-hydroxyl-kinase NOL9, translated as MKVNKNAQAKGHAKSQKWKDVRGKRCRPPISSSDLNSSPVMAKMAKEHQATVKKKPTVKRLKNKAKSVSNAKKNTPSSGFKKSHTHANGRSEFTMDESEDSQDWREYSEFIHRNGVETSGDMEDVKPGRLEGEALHECAERDDRQNHAVLVMQKDQSLCFRGKCFLTCLYGRVEVMGFTIEEGQQSYPLFSPASHCPLTITAMESSGHNRDDRMEASPILRKYLPSASAKKLVKKIRSNSSIILLEPMETPLTRFLSSFTDLTELFSPPMSELMSAVLDTPLNGLGMIPLVKDIEGLKMSKSYADALNMVVSACKGDMDGYAVILVCGTKNVGKSTFIRTLINTLLNHTTSVDYLEGDLGQTEFTPAGCLSLSTVREPLLGPPFTHQCTPEHMIYYGHSSCDSDLDRYLESLKSLWRRRSQSRETPVIINTMGWVKGFGFQLLVDMIRFFPLSHVVQLAHSGVTQCPVLTPEFLRTAHGCQTHPPAQTALAEFTESHSPPRSYTHLIVQSDFQGVARQGTAKHQRSNEHRELSLLAYLSQLQSPDPGPVRPLHSLTPYQVPHTAVALGVIHCEVVPTHMFYAANASLVGLCCLGEKVTSRGGPVLLSQAPICPCVGFGVLRGIDMVRGLYFLLTPVDPSILRKVNCLLLGAISLPSCILTTQPGFEGEMPYVTTDYSFDLTGAGKLRVFKGLMRPSQMGSQ; from the exons ATGAAGGTGAACAAAAACGCACAGGCTAAGGGCCACGCTAAATCCCAGAAGTGGAAGGATGTTCGGGGCAAGCGGTGCAGGCCTCCCATCAGTTCCTCAGACCTCAACTCGAGTCCTGTCATGGCGAAGATGGCGAAGGAGCACCAGGCGACTGTGAAGAAAAAGCCCACCGTTAAGAGACTGAAGAATAAGGCAAAGTCCGTCTCTAACGCCAAGAAGAACACCCCTTCGTCTGGATTTAAGAAATCTCACACGCATGCTAATGGAaggtcagagtttacaatggaCGAGTCAGAGGACTCGCAGGACTGGAGGGAGTACTCGGAGTTCATTCATAGGAACGGTGTGGAGACTTCAGGTGACATGGAAGATGTAAAGCCAGGTAGACTGGAGGGAGAGGCTCTTCACGAGTGTGCAGAGAGAGATGATCGGCAAAACCACGCAGTGCTCGTCATGCAGAAGGATCAG AGCCTGTGTTTCCGTGGGAAGTGCTTTTTGACCTGTCTGTACGGTCGGGTAGAAGTGATGGGGTTCACCATCGAAGAAGGCCAGCAGTCATATCCACTCTTCTCCCCGGCCTCACACTGTCCACTGACCATTACAGCAATGGAAAGCTCTGGTCACAACAGAGATGACAGAATGGAGGCGTCGCCCATCCTCCGAAAGTATCTGCCATCGG CATCAGCCAAGAAGCTGGTAAAAAAGATCAGATCAAACTCATCCATCATCCTACTGGAGCCCATGGAGACGCCTCTGACACGGTTTCTATCCAGCTTCACAGATCTCACTGAACTGTTCAGCCCCCCGATG AGTGAACTCATGTCAGCTGTTCTCGACACTCCACTCAATGGTTTGGGCATGATTCCTCTGGTCAAAGACATCGAGGGCCTCAAAATGTCAAAGAGCTACGCAGATGCTCTCAACATGGTCGTCAGTGCCTGCAAAG GGGACATGGACGGTTATGCTGTCATCCTCGTATGTGGTACCAAGAATGTGGGCAAGTCAACGTTCATCCGCACCCTCATCAATACCTTACTAAATCA caCCACTAGTGTAGATTATTTGGAAGGTGACCTCGGTCAAACAGAGTTCACTCCCGCtggttgtttgtctttgtcGACGGTCAGAGAGCCACTCCTGG GTCCTCCTTTCACTCATCAGTGCACACCAGAGCACATGATCTACTACGGTCATTCGTCATGTGACTCGGACTTAGATCGCTACCTGGAATCTCTTAAGTCCTTGTGGCGCAGACGCTCCCAGAGCAGAGAGACTCCTGTCATTATCAACACCATGGgctgggtcaaag GATTTGGGTTCCAGCTGCTGGTGGACATGATCCGCTTCTTCCCGTTATCACATGTCGTCCAGCTCGCACATAGTGGCGTCACCCAGTGTCCCGTCCTCACGCCAGAGTTTCTGAGGACGGCGCACGGCTGCCAGACGCATCCACCTGCCCAGACTGCTTTGGCCGAGTTCACAGAGAGCCACAGTCCCCCCAGAAGTTACACTCACCTTATTGTACAATCAGATTTTCAGGGAGTAGCGCGCCAGGGAACAGC GAAACACCAGCGCAGTAATGAGCACAGAGAGCTGTCACTGCTGGCCTACCTGAGTCAGCTGCAGTCTCCTGACCCTGGACCAGTCAGACCTCTACACAGCCTCACTCCATACCAG GTGCCTCACACAGCGGTGGCTTTAGGTGTGATCCATTGCGAAGTTGTGCCCACTCACATGTTTTATGCTGCCAATGCCAGTCTGGTGGGACTCTGCTGCCTGGGAGAGAAGGTGACAAGCAGGGGAGGCCCAGTCCTCCTGTCACAGGCTCCCATCTGCCCATGTGTGGGCTTCG GTGTGCTTCGAGGTATCGACATGGTGCGAGGTCTGTACTTTTTGCTGACGCCTGTAGATCCCTCCATCCTTCGTAAGGTCAACTGTCTCCTCTTGGGGGCGATATCACTGCCTTCCTGCATCCTCACAACACAG CCTGGCTTTGAGGGAGAGATGCCCTACGTCACCACAGACTACAGTTTTGATCTCACTGGAGCTGGAAAGCTGCGAGTCTTCAAGGGACTGATGAGACCCAGTCAAATGGGGTCGCAATGA
- the LOC126403491 gene encoding telomere zinc finger-associated protein-like: protein MPAAESSHAQHVLSSLNQQRAAGRFCDAVLNVGGGVVYLAHRNILACFSELFQQSNMPTASCMEFCLQECPNDGLELLLNFIYTGDLKLDPDNLDKVQHAAASLCVPEALTLCQQFKESSVDPSPLKRKRGRPRKSTSDTAPHCSVKEENLFTATKDESSFDNATANLSTAATTTTTTTRSGRVVKGPRRLVTDESPNTDFTAPEKASKKTPLLPTETERGDLCLENQNPDQPTGETEISNSQTDTNDNGVNQVTEEAEDEEDMGDFEGITEDTDEEYVPVDEPSSSAPSTSTARKRKTQSKTDKNENGEAVEEDSKKDSVQCPICDKSFKSKYYLKVHNRRHTGERPFGCLKCGKRYFRKENLVLHEIRDCAKVQTYTCVTCSSTFNGKEELRLHVVSHTGNMPHKCSTCPEQFMYKKNLTIHMMKVHGYPKPHACPQCPKTFLTRTELRVHEAAKHRGEKPFVCEECGHRASSRNGLQMHIKAIHRNERPFVCNMCGHAFSQKNNLNMHLRIHSGERPYQCHLCGKTFRTQASLDKHHRTHTGERPFSCDVCEQRFTEKGALVRHKASKHEEGRPHCCHICGKTFKAREQLRVHLRRHKGMRKFECIDCGYKFTRQAHLRRHVQIHKRTENYNPRQRKLRNVIVQDVDGSPGENEATNEVEDSLISEETDYIPQTADVQETTNTDSTTGLTSSCVVRVVIGSSDTVMEEVVSNQNLGHVEAVESFSVPEVLQQTQLVTEAYESTMDYEGNG, encoded by the exons ATgcctgcagcagagagcagccaTGCACAGCATGTCCTGTCCTCCCTGAACCAGCAGAGGGCGGCAGGCAGGTTTTGTGATGCAGTGCTGAATGTGGGAGGCGGGGTGGTCTACCTGGCCCATCGCAACATCCTTGCCTGTTTCAGTGAACTGTTCCAACAGTCCAACATGCCCACTGCATCGTGCATGGAGTTCTGCCTGCAGGAGTGTCCCAACGACGGCCTGGAGCTGCTCCTGAACTTCATCTACACTGGAGACTTGAAGTTGGATCCTGACAACCTGGACAAGGTGCAGCACGCAGCAGCCAGCCTGTGTGTACCAGAAGCACTCACACTCTGTCAGCAGTTCAAGGAGTCCTCTGTGGATCCTTCGCCTCTCAAGCGTAAAAGAGGCAGACCTAGAAAGTCCACATCAGACACAGCGCCTCATTGTTCAGTCAAAGAAGAGAACCTGTTTACAGCCACAAAAGATGAATCCAGCTTTGATAATGCCACAGCCAACTTAAGCACTGCTGCCACTACAACTACCACCACCACCCGCTCTGGTCGAGTAGTGAAGGGCCCAAGACGACTGGTGACTGATGAGAGCCCCAACACTGATTTTACAGCTCCTGAAAAAGCCAGCAAGAAGACTCCACTTCTtcccacagagacagagaggggtgaTCTTTGTCTGGAGAACCAAAACCCAGATCAGCCAACTGGTGAAACTGAG ATATCCAACTCACAGACTGACACAAACGACAATGGTGTTAACCAGGTAACAGAGGAAGCAGAAGACGAAGAAGATATGGGAGATTTTGAGGGGATCACTGAAGACACAGATGAGGAGTATGTTCCCGTTGATGAGCCCAGTTCCTCAGCCCCGTCCACGTCAACGGCACGTAAACGTAAAACCCAAAGCAAAACGGACAAAAACGAGAATGGTGAGGCTGTGGAGGAAGACTCTAAAAAGGACTCTGTGCAGTGTCCCATCTGTGACAAATCCTTCAAGAGCAAATATTATCTCAAAGTCCACAACAG GCGACACACAGGAGAGCGTCCCTTTGGCTGCCTTAAATGTGGAAAGAGGTACTTCAGGAAGGAGAATCTTGTGCTACACGAGATCAGAGACTGTGCTAAAGTCCAG ACGTACACCTGCGTGACATGCTCCTCAACATTTAACGGAAAAGAAGAGCTGCGTCTGCACGTCGTCTCCCACACAGGAAATATGCCCCACAAG tgttcaaCGTGTCCTGAACAGTTCATGTACAAGAAAAACCTGACGATACACATGATGAAGGTCCATGGATATCCCAAACCACATGCA TGCCCGCAGTGCCCCAAAACCTTCTTAACTCGGACGGAGCTGCGTGTGCACGAAGCAGCCAAACATCGAGGCGAAAAGCCGTTTGTGTGCGAGGAGTGTGGCCACCGAGCGTCAAGTCGAAATGGCCTGCAGATGCATATCAAAGCTATTCACAG AAATGAGCGCCCCTTTGTATGTAACATGTGTGGCCATGCATTCTCCCAGAAGAACAACCTCAACATGCATCTGCGTATACACAGCGGTGAGAGGCCGTACCAGTGTCATCTCTGTGGCAAAACCTTCAGGACCCAAG CCAGTCTAGATAAACACCACCGGACACACACTGGTGAGCGCCCGTTTAGCTGTGATGTTTGTGAGCAGCGCTTCACAGAGAAAGGCGCCCTCGTCCGCCACAAGGCCAGCAAGCACGAGGAGGGCCGACCGCACTGTTGTCACATATGTGGCAAAACCTTCAAAG CGCGGGAGCAGCTTCGTGTTCACCTGCGTCGCCATAAGGGCATGAGGAAGTTTGAGTGCATCGACTGCGGCTACAAGTTCACTCGACAG GCACACCTGCGACGACACGTTCAAATCCACAAACGCACTGAGAACTACAACCCCAGGCAGAGAAAACTACGTAACGTGATAGTGCAGGATGTGGACGGAAGTCCTGGTGAGAACGAAGCGACTAATGAGGTGGAAGACTCGCTGATCTCAGAGGAGACAGATTACATCCCACAGACGGCAGACGTCCAGGAAACCACAAACACAGATTCCACCACAGGCCTCACTTCTAGTTGTGTAGTGAGGGTGGTGATCGGGTCGAGTGACAcggtgatggaggaggtggtgtCGAATCAGAACCTGGGACATGTCGAGGCCGTGGAGAGTTTCTCTGTGCCAGAAGTCTTGCAGCAAACACAGCTGGTCACTGAGGCGTACGAGTCCACGATGGATTATGAAGGAAATGGTTGA
- the LOC126403510 gene encoding INO80 complex subunit C-like, whose translation MASQIPITVRAPPTAASSAANRGKKRPGSPAVCAAGQQVTGSSGGKKKKGQLTATPTTTQTQVTAVESVAEVKAVGTVDSGPAAITESTVKPPPFKDPTFMHSGIGGAAAGKKNRTWKNLKQILTLERTLPWKLNDPNYYNIDAPPSLKPTKKYSDISGLPANYTDPQTKLRFTSCEEFSYIRLLPTDVVTGYLALRKATCIVP comes from the exons ATGGCGTCTCAGATCCCCATCACGGTCCGAGCCCCGCCGACAGCCGCCAGCTCTGCCGCTAACCGGGGGAAGAAACGTCCCGGTAGTCCGGCGGTTTGTGCCGCCGGTCAGCAGGTCACCGGGAGCAGCGGCggtaagaagaagaaagggcAGCTGACAGCGACACCAACAACTACACAGACACAG GTAACAGCAGTGGAGTCGGTGGCTGAGGTAAAAGCAGTGGGAACAGTTGACAGCGGTCCAGCTGCCATCACAGAGTccacagtaaagcctccaccgTTCAAAGACCCCACGTTTATG CATTCTGGGATCGGAGGAGCAGCAGCGGGTAAAAAGAACAGGACCTGGAAAAACCTCAAACAGATTCTGACTTTGGAGCGGACGTTACCCTGGAAGCTCAACGATCCCAACT ACTACAACATTGACGCCCCTCCCTCTTTGAAGCCAACCAAGAAATACTCTGACATCTCCGGACTCCCT GCGAACTACACAGACCCTCAGACTAAACTACGCTTCACGTCCTGTGAGGAGTTCTCCTACATCCGCCTCCTCCCCACTGATGTCGTTACCGGCTACTTAGCCCTTCGAAAGGCAACTTGCATCGTACCCTGA